One genomic region from Mauremys reevesii isolate NIE-2019 linkage group 7, ASM1616193v1, whole genome shotgun sequence encodes:
- the EIF1AD gene encoding probable RNA-binding protein EIF1AD — translation MSQATKRKHVVKEVLEEYVVPSPQQQIVRVLGTPGNNLHEVETAKGTRFLVSMPTKFRKNIWIKRGDFLLVDPIEEGEKVKAEINFVLYKDHVRYLKKEGLWPEAFCDTAESQPSSEASREREQTAAHSSGEEDSDDDSDLFVNTNRLRYGCTESEDDSEEEAAVTSDQDEEEK, via the exons ATGTCCCAAGCAACCAAACGCAAGCATGTGGTGAAAGAGGTGTTGGAGGAGTACGTGGTGCCATCTCCTCAACAGCAGATTGTCCGG GTCCTGGGGACCCCAGGAAACAACCTCCATGAGGTGGAAACAGCCAAGGGGACCAGATTCTTAGTGAGCATGCCCACAAAATTCCGCAAGAACATCTGGATCAAACGAG GTGACTTTCTGCTGGTGGACCCCATCGAAGAGGGCGAGAAGGTGAAAGCTGAGATCAACTTTGTGTTGTACAAGGACCATGTGCGGTACCTAAAGAAAGAAGGGCTCTG GCCTGAGGCCTTCTGTGACACTGCAGAAAGtcagcccagctctgaggccag cagggaaagggagCAAACGGCTGCCCACTCCTCTGGGGAAGAGGACTCAGACGACGACAGTGACCTGTTTGTGAACACGAACAGACTGCGCTACGGCTGCACAGAGAGCGAGGACGACAGTGAGGAGGAGGCAGCGGTGACCAGTGACCAGGATGAGGAAGAAAAATAG
- the BANF1 gene encoding barrier-to-autointegration factor: MSSTSQKHRDFVAEPMGEKPVGTLAGIGDVLGKKLADKGFDKAYVVLGQFLVLKKDEELFREWLKDTCGANAKQSRDCSGCLREWCDAFL, from the exons ATGTCGTCCACCTCCCAGAAGCACCGGGACTTCGTGGCTGAGCCCATGGGGGAGAAGCCCGTGGGAACTCTGGCCGGAATTGGGGATGTTCTTGGAAAGAAATTGGCGGACAAaggctttgacaag GCATATGTGGTACTTGGGCAATTCCTGGTTCTGAAGAAAGATGAAGAACTCTTCCGGGAATGGCTGAAAGACACGTGTGGAGCCAACGCCAAGCAATCCAGAGACTGTTCTGGCTGCCTGCGGGAGTGGTGCGATGCCTTCTTGTGA